A genomic segment from Curtobacterium sp. MCSS17_007 encodes:
- a CDS encoding glycoside hydrolase family 2 TIM barrel-domain containing protein, whose product MASTAPGSDTRLAPRAWLHTDAPSLSLDGEWDFRWSPVADVPVPGSEAEWGSLPVPSHWVLHGHGAPSYTNLQYPFPIDPPHPPEENPTGDHRRTFEVPATFDAAARVLLRFDGVESHFRVWLNGSLVGWSTGSRLATEFDVTSLLVPGTNELLVRVHQWSAASYLEDQDQWWLPGIFRSVTLLARPTAAIDDVFVRAGWTSTLGDAATAGTAASGRPETGTGTITFPTLDAAFPVRFRVPGLGVDVTWASADEVAPITLEGVEPWSAEVPKLYDATLATGTDAGGRAGGETVSLRLGFRTVSIEGDRFLVNGERVVFHGVNRHETHPVRGRVFDEEHARADMALMKRNNVNAIRTSHYPPHPRVLDLADELGFWVVLECDLETHGFLFTDWVGNPSDDPAWREAYLDRIARTVERDKNHASIVMWSLGNESGTGRNLAAMSQWVHDRDDERPVHYEGDYTGAYTDVYSRMYPTLQETESIGGGPETPLLGCGPAEAARQRSKPFLHCEYVHAMGNGPGQIQEYEDLVDKYPRLHGGFVWEWRDHGLLAQTASGADYYAYGGDFGEVVHDGNFVLDGLVLPDDTPTPGLAEFAAVVAPVRFSVSDTTVLVENRYHSASTAGLRFRWTLSRNGVEEAGGRLTPGVVAARQSATVPVPDEVLAAAADTASLAPGDELWFDVTAELAGPTAWADTGHVVARTQRLVASREAEVPRASRQGWDGDRLGEGTFTARGDLVSWKGHEVAGPRLELWRAPTDNDSLASQGGYETADPVLTKGVGEPDAPASAVRWRERGLDRLTHRLVSVSRTDHGLEQRVRVAAANSGWGVDVTHRWTLTDDGLLLQTDAVPFGAWDVTWPRIGVRFDLPASVLDTDASWFGTGPAESYADSSHAARVGRFSAPVRALTVDYSMPQETGHRPGLRTLSVGPFTVSTVGAHRAGFTLSPWTAQELGRAMHPYELPTPEHAYLYLDAAQHGLGSRACGLDVLPEHQLWPQAFSWSVVLG is encoded by the coding sequence CTGGCCTCGACCGCACCGGGTTCGGACACCCGGCTCGCGCCGAGGGCCTGGCTCCACACGGACGCTCCCTCCCTGTCACTCGACGGGGAGTGGGACTTCCGGTGGTCGCCGGTCGCGGACGTCCCGGTGCCGGGGTCGGAGGCGGAGTGGGGCAGCCTCCCCGTGCCGTCGCACTGGGTCCTGCACGGTCACGGCGCGCCGAGCTACACGAACCTGCAGTACCCGTTCCCGATCGACCCGCCGCACCCGCCGGAGGAGAACCCGACGGGCGACCACCGCCGCACGTTCGAGGTCCCCGCGACCTTCGATGCGGCGGCCCGCGTGCTGCTGCGCTTCGACGGCGTGGAGTCGCACTTCCGGGTGTGGCTGAACGGGTCCCTCGTCGGCTGGTCGACCGGATCGAGGCTCGCGACCGAGTTCGACGTGACCTCGCTGCTCGTCCCGGGCACGAACGAGCTGCTCGTCCGGGTGCACCAGTGGTCCGCGGCCTCGTACCTCGAGGACCAGGACCAGTGGTGGCTGCCCGGCATCTTCCGGAGCGTCACGCTGCTCGCGCGGCCGACCGCAGCGATCGACGACGTGTTCGTCCGGGCTGGCTGGACCTCGACCCTCGGTGACGCCGCGACCGCCGGCACCGCTGCGTCGGGCCGGCCGGAGACCGGTACCGGGACGATCACGTTCCCCACGCTCGACGCCGCGTTCCCGGTGCGCTTCCGGGTGCCCGGCCTCGGTGTCGACGTGACGTGGGCCTCGGCCGACGAGGTGGCGCCGATCACCCTCGAGGGCGTCGAGCCGTGGAGCGCCGAGGTGCCGAAGCTGTACGACGCCACGCTCGCGACCGGTACGGATGCCGGCGGCCGTGCGGGCGGCGAGACCGTCTCGCTGCGCCTCGGCTTCCGCACGGTCTCGATCGAGGGCGACCGGTTCCTGGTCAACGGCGAGCGCGTGGTGTTCCACGGCGTGAACCGGCACGAGACGCACCCCGTGCGGGGCCGCGTCTTCGACGAGGAGCACGCACGAGCGGACATGGCGCTCATGAAGCGCAACAACGTCAACGCGATCCGCACCTCGCACTACCCGCCGCACCCGCGCGTGCTCGACCTGGCCGACGAGCTCGGGTTCTGGGTGGTCCTGGAGTGCGACCTCGAGACCCACGGCTTCCTGTTCACCGACTGGGTCGGGAACCCCTCGGACGACCCGGCCTGGCGCGAGGCGTACCTGGACCGGATCGCCCGGACGGTCGAGCGCGACAAGAACCACGCGTCGATCGTGATGTGGTCGCTCGGCAACGAGTCCGGCACCGGGCGGAACCTCGCCGCGATGTCGCAGTGGGTGCACGACCGCGACGACGAGCGCCCCGTGCACTACGAGGGCGACTACACCGGCGCCTACACGGACGTGTACTCGCGGATGTACCCGACGCTGCAGGAGACCGAGTCGATCGGCGGCGGCCCGGAGACCCCGCTGCTCGGGTGCGGTCCGGCCGAGGCCGCACGGCAGCGGTCGAAGCCGTTCCTGCACTGCGAGTACGTCCACGCGATGGGCAACGGTCCGGGCCAGATCCAGGAGTACGAGGACCTGGTCGACAAGTACCCGCGCCTGCACGGCGGGTTCGTGTGGGAGTGGCGCGACCACGGGCTGCTGGCGCAGACGGCGTCGGGTGCGGACTACTACGCCTACGGCGGCGACTTCGGCGAGGTCGTGCACGACGGCAACTTCGTGCTGGACGGCCTCGTGCTGCCCGACGACACCCCGACCCCCGGTCTCGCGGAGTTCGCGGCCGTCGTCGCCCCGGTCCGGTTCTCGGTGTCGGACACCACCGTGCTCGTCGAGAACCGGTACCACTCGGCCTCGACCGCGGGGCTGCGCTTCCGATGGACCCTGTCGCGGAACGGCGTCGAGGAGGCCGGCGGCCGCCTCACCCCCGGAGTCGTCGCCGCGCGGCAGTCGGCGACCGTCCCGGTGCCCGACGAGGTCCTCGCGGCCGCCGCGGACACCGCGTCCCTGGCGCCTGGCGACGAGCTGTGGTTCGACGTGACGGCGGAGCTGGCGGGGCCGACGGCCTGGGCGGACACCGGCCACGTCGTCGCACGCACGCAGCGGCTCGTGGCGAGCCGCGAGGCGGAGGTGCCCAGGGCCTCCCGGCAGGGCTGGGACGGCGACCGTCTCGGCGAGGGGACCTTCACCGCCCGTGGCGACCTGGTGTCCTGGAAGGGGCACGAGGTGGCCGGGCCGCGGCTCGAGCTGTGGCGGGCGCCGACGGACAACGACAGCCTGGCCTCGCAGGGCGGCTACGAGACGGCCGATCCGGTGCTGACGAAGGGCGTCGGTGAACCCGACGCCCCCGCGTCGGCGGTCCGCTGGCGCGAGCGTGGGCTCGACCGGCTGACGCACCGGCTCGTGTCGGTGTCACGGACCGACCACGGGCTGGAGCAGCGCGTCCGCGTGGCGGCGGCGAACAGTGGATGGGGCGTCGACGTGACGCACCGCTGGACGCTGACCGACGACGGGCTGCTGCTGCAGACCGACGCCGTGCCGTTCGGGGCGTGGGACGTGACCTGGCCGCGGATCGGCGTGCGGTTCGACCTGCCGGCGTCGGTGCTCGACACCGATGCCTCGTGGTTCGGGACCGGACCGGCGGAGTCGTACGCGGACTCGTCGCACGCGGCCCGCGTCGGACGCTTCAGCGCTCCGGTGCGTGCGCTGACGGTCGACTACTCGATGCCGCAGGAGACCGGGCACCGGCCCGGGCTGCGGACGCTGTCGGTCGGGCCGTTCACGGTGTCGACCGTCGGGGCGCACCGGGCGGGCTTCACGCTCTCGCCGTGGACCGCGCAGGAGCTCGGGCGCGCGATGCACCCGTACGAGCTGCCGACGCCGGAGCACGCGTACCTGTACCTCGACGCGGCGCAGCACGGGCTGGGGTCGCGGGCGTGCGGCCTCGACGTGCTGCCGGAGCACCAGCTGTGGCCGCAGGCGTTCTCGTGGAGCGTGGTGCTCGGGTAG
- a CDS encoding carbohydrate ABC transporter permease, whose product MTSEAIEAPVTKQAAEPVDTTSITAHQRRKLDRSPRSQIVVTAILVIVAVYFLVPLYWVVIAATKTTGALFATNGFWFGGEFALFSNIQQVFSYDGGIFVRWIANSVLYSGVGAVLATYFAAAGGYALAKYEFRGRQLVFGTILGGVLVPGTATALPLFLLFSTMGLTDTYWSVLIPSLVSPFGLFLCRVYAAASVDTALLEQARIDGAGELRIFHTIVLRQMTPALVTVFLFQVVGIWNNFFLPLIMLADQKLYPITLGLNNWRAQVDRLPEFYQLTTGGVLVSVIPLVIAIIVLQRFWRGGLTEGSVKG is encoded by the coding sequence ATGACCAGTGAAGCCATCGAGGCGCCGGTGACCAAGCAGGCCGCCGAGCCCGTCGACACCACGTCGATCACGGCGCACCAGCGCCGCAAGCTCGATCGCTCTCCCCGCTCGCAGATCGTCGTCACCGCGATCCTGGTGATCGTCGCGGTCTACTTCCTCGTGCCGCTGTACTGGGTCGTCATCGCGGCGACGAAGACCACCGGTGCCCTGTTCGCGACGAACGGGTTCTGGTTCGGCGGCGAGTTCGCGCTGTTCAGCAACATCCAGCAGGTGTTCTCGTACGACGGCGGCATCTTCGTCCGCTGGATCGCGAACAGCGTCCTGTACTCGGGCGTCGGCGCGGTCCTCGCGACCTACTTCGCCGCGGCCGGCGGGTACGCGCTCGCGAAGTACGAGTTCCGCGGGCGGCAGCTCGTGTTCGGCACGATCCTGGGCGGCGTGCTCGTGCCGGGGACCGCGACGGCGCTGCCGCTGTTCCTGCTCTTCTCGACGATGGGCCTGACCGACACGTACTGGAGCGTGCTCATCCCGAGCCTCGTCTCGCCGTTCGGGCTGTTCCTGTGCCGGGTGTACGCGGCGGCCTCGGTCGACACGGCGCTGCTCGAGCAGGCGCGCATCGACGGCGCCGGAGAGCTGCGGATCTTCCACACGATCGTGCTCCGCCAGATGACCCCGGCGCTCGTGACCGTGTTCCTGTTCCAGGTCGTGGGCATCTGGAACAACTTCTTCCTGCCGCTCATCATGCTGGCGGACCAGAAGCTCTACCCGATCACACTGGGACTCAACAACTGGCGGGCACAGGTCGATCGTCTGCCAGAGTTCTACCAGCTCACCACCGGCGGCGTGCTCGTCTCGGTGATCCCGCTGGTGATCGCGATCATCGTCCTGCAGCGCTTCTGGCGCGGGGGCCTCACGGAAGGATCGGTCAAGGGTTGA
- a CDS encoding sugar ABC transporter permease produces MTATQPGSGFRTSTKATSAQKRAPWILLAPFLALFVLTFIIPIISALFQSFTTVDREGLFGEDGVTGRFAGFDNYVTALNDAGFVGSIWRMLLFGIVQVPVMIVLCTILALLLESASARWPAFFRAVYFMPYGVPGVIATILWSFLYVPGLSPIVSLLQSMGLQPDFLGANSVLWSIANIVTWTYTGYNMLIIVAQLKSIPGEVYEAAKMDGAGPFQVAWRIQIPLIAPALVLTTVFSIIGTLQLFAEPQILSTVAPAIDTEYTPNYAAYTNAFAFNEYGVASAQAVIIALAAFILSFAFLALTNRAPKNERDQKKRAKRDGLEARRALQTRATSATGSRPATGVANRSTTTGAATGLQTDRKGAEA; encoded by the coding sequence ATGACCGCCACGCAGCCGGGCTCCGGCTTCCGCACGAGCACCAAGGCCACCAGCGCCCAGAAGCGCGCCCCGTGGATCCTGCTCGCCCCGTTCCTCGCCCTGTTCGTGCTGACGTTCATCATCCCGATCATCAGTGCGCTCTTCCAGAGCTTCACGACCGTCGACCGCGAGGGCCTGTTCGGCGAGGACGGCGTCACCGGCCGCTTCGCCGGCTTCGACAACTACGTCACCGCGCTGAACGACGCCGGGTTCGTCGGCTCGATCTGGCGCATGCTCCTGTTCGGCATCGTGCAGGTGCCGGTGATGATCGTCCTCTGCACGATCCTCGCGCTGCTGCTCGAGTCGGCGAGCGCCCGCTGGCCCGCCTTCTTCCGCGCGGTCTACTTCATGCCGTACGGCGTCCCCGGCGTCATCGCCACGATCCTGTGGTCGTTCCTCTACGTGCCCGGCCTGTCCCCGATCGTGTCGCTGCTGCAGTCGATGGGGCTGCAGCCGGACTTCCTCGGCGCGAACAGCGTGCTGTGGTCGATCGCGAACATCGTCACGTGGACGTACACGGGCTACAACATGCTCATCATCGTGGCGCAGCTCAAGTCGATCCCCGGCGAGGTCTACGAGGCGGCGAAGATGGACGGCGCCGGCCCCTTCCAGGTCGCGTGGCGGATCCAGATCCCGCTCATCGCACCGGCCCTGGTGCTCACGACGGTCTTCTCGATCATCGGCACGCTGCAGCTCTTCGCCGAGCCGCAGATCCTGTCGACGGTCGCGCCCGCCATCGACACCGAGTACACGCCGAACTACGCGGCGTACACGAACGCCTTCGCGTTCAACGAGTACGGCGTCGCGAGCGCGCAGGCCGTGATCATCGCGCTGGCCGCGTTCATCCTGTCGTTCGCGTTCCTCGCGCTGACGAACCGTGCGCCGAAGAACGAGCGCGACCAGAAGAAGCGGGCCAAGCGCGACGGCCTGGAGGCGCGGCGTGCGCTCCAGACGCGCGCCACGTCCGCCACCGGGTCGCGACCCGCCACCGGTGTCGCGAACCGCAGCACCACCACCGGAGCCGCCACGGGCCTCCAGACCGACCGCAAGGGGGCGGAAGCATGA
- a CDS encoding extracellular solute-binding protein produces the protein MTPTPSQRVLSRRNLLGLGLGTAAAGLLAGCAVPGSTNVNKAALVPAAAGGETVQLTYWAWLKDLQKVCDVWNAKNPRIQVTANWIPGGTAGGYQKMYSALAAGGGPDIGQVEFRQIPEFMLANGLVDLARYGAKDVQSKYDEAAWSQVEFVDGVYGIPQDTGPMGFYYQTAVLEQAGGEPPTTWDEWRDLADKVRGTGNGNYLEVFPVSDASPFAAYAQQAGARWFRTDGDSWVVDMTDDKTMMVAEFFDGVIDEKLVDTSAGAYSPGWYAAAASGKIAAVTSASWGDALIQSVQGGEGKWKVAPMQTWGDTGYGSSSIGGSTAAVLANAKHPEEALEFITWMTTSKEGVDAMIKYCGIGWSPAKDYIGKARQQPSEWFSGQNYNEEVFVPSAQEQNLEWSWSPVTQSAFTSLQNQFRRKLTGGLKLTDAVELAQREIVQSFTDKGLSVRTAR, from the coding sequence ATGACGCCGACCCCATCGCAACGAGTGTTGTCCAGAAGGAACCTGTTGGGCCTCGGGCTCGGCACAGCAGCGGCGGGGTTGCTCGCCGGTTGTGCCGTCCCTGGCTCGACGAACGTCAACAAGGCGGCGCTGGTACCGGCCGCCGCCGGCGGTGAGACCGTCCAGCTCACGTACTGGGCCTGGTTGAAGGACCTGCAGAAGGTCTGCGACGTCTGGAACGCGAAGAACCCGCGGATCCAGGTCACCGCGAACTGGATCCCGGGCGGCACCGCGGGCGGGTACCAGAAGATGTACTCGGCGCTCGCGGCCGGAGGCGGCCCGGACATCGGGCAGGTGGAGTTCCGGCAGATCCCCGAGTTCATGCTCGCCAACGGCCTGGTCGACCTCGCCCGGTACGGCGCGAAGGACGTGCAGTCGAAGTACGACGAGGCAGCGTGGTCGCAGGTCGAGTTCGTCGACGGCGTGTACGGCATCCCCCAGGACACCGGCCCGATGGGCTTCTACTACCAGACCGCGGTCCTCGAGCAGGCCGGCGGCGAACCCCCGACGACGTGGGACGAGTGGCGTGACCTGGCAGACAAGGTGCGCGGCACGGGGAACGGCAACTACCTCGAGGTCTTCCCGGTCTCCGACGCATCGCCCTTCGCCGCGTACGCGCAGCAGGCCGGCGCCCGCTGGTTCCGGACCGACGGCGACTCGTGGGTCGTCGACATGACCGACGACAAGACGATGATGGTCGCCGAGTTCTTCGACGGGGTCATCGACGAGAAGCTCGTCGACACCAGCGCCGGCGCCTACTCCCCCGGGTGGTACGCCGCCGCCGCGAGCGGCAAGATCGCCGCCGTCACGAGCGCGAGCTGGGGTGACGCCCTCATCCAGTCCGTGCAGGGCGGCGAGGGCAAGTGGAAGGTCGCGCCGATGCAGACGTGGGGCGACACGGGCTACGGCTCGAGCTCGATCGGCGGCTCGACGGCCGCGGTGCTGGCGAACGCGAAGCACCCGGAGGAGGCGCTCGAGTTCATCACGTGGATGACCACCTCGAAGGAGGGCGTCGACGCGATGATCAAGTACTGCGGCATCGGGTGGTCGCCGGCGAAGGACTACATCGGCAAGGCCCGCCAACAGCCGTCCGAGTGGTTCTCCGGGCAGAACTACAACGAGGAGGTCTTCGTCCCCTCGGCCCAGGAGCAGAACCTGGAGTGGTCGTGGTCGCCCGTCACCCAGTCGGCCTTCACCAGCCTGCAGAACCAGTTCCGCCGCAAGCTCACCGGCGGGCTGAAGCTCACCGACGCGGTCGAGCTCGCCCAGCGGGAGATCGTCCAGTCCTTCACGGACAAGGGCCTCAGCGTCAGGACCGCACGATGA
- a CDS encoding LacI family DNA-binding transcriptional regulator, with the protein MSTQRTAPPTVYDVASEAGVSIATVSRVLRTPDAVREGTRDRVQAAIRSLGYVPSGNARALAGKRTGVVGLLLPGFDVVPDERPDLVTDGGVRVVDDRRHVTQPFSSNLYFDEVLRGAETEAWQRGLALMVAAGRGSSRDVIVNDVAGRVDGLAVLAQTVPDDLLEHVARRIPVVVLADDRRSHGFDSVSVDNAAGMRTLASHVIGRLGIRSLAYLAGPIDSPDDMERWAGFRQALADHDLTGSDVRVVHGDFGRARARELASTLFDGADVPRAVICSNDQSALGVLDAAGARGLRVPEDVVVTGFDGIDAGRFSAPRLTTVHQPMGELGRAAVRAIVDRFERREGPPRAVRLPVEVLLRESCPPAL; encoded by the coding sequence ATGAGCACGCAGCGCACCGCACCTCCCACGGTCTACGACGTCGCGTCCGAGGCCGGCGTCTCGATCGCCACCGTCTCCCGCGTGCTCCGCACGCCGGATGCCGTCCGTGAGGGCACCCGCGACCGCGTCCAGGCGGCGATCCGGAGCCTCGGCTACGTGCCGTCCGGCAACGCGCGGGCCCTGGCCGGCAAGCGGACCGGCGTGGTCGGTCTGCTGCTGCCCGGGTTCGACGTCGTGCCGGACGAGCGACCCGACCTCGTCACCGACGGCGGTGTCCGGGTCGTCGACGACCGGCGGCACGTCACGCAGCCGTTCTCCTCGAACCTGTACTTCGACGAGGTCCTCCGCGGTGCCGAGACCGAGGCGTGGCAGCGGGGGCTCGCCCTCATGGTGGCGGCCGGGCGCGGGTCCTCGCGGGACGTCATCGTGAACGACGTCGCGGGCCGGGTCGACGGGCTGGCGGTCCTGGCACAGACCGTGCCGGACGACCTGCTCGAGCACGTGGCACGGCGCATCCCGGTCGTGGTGCTCGCGGACGATCGACGGTCGCACGGCTTCGACTCCGTGAGCGTCGACAACGCCGCGGGCATGCGCACGCTGGCGTCGCACGTGATCGGGCGGCTCGGGATCCGGTCGCTGGCGTACCTGGCGGGGCCGATCGACTCGCCGGACGACATGGAGCGGTGGGCGGGGTTCCGACAGGCACTCGCGGACCACGACCTGACCGGCTCCGACGTCCGCGTGGTGCACGGCGACTTCGGGCGGGCACGCGCCCGCGAGCTCGCGTCGACCCTGTTCGACGGCGCAGACGTCCCACGTGCCGTGATCTGCTCGAACGACCAGTCGGCGCTCGGCGTGCTCGACGCCGCCGGAGCGCGGGGCCTGCGGGTGCCGGAGGACGTCGTGGTCACCGGCTTCGACGGCATCGACGCCGGGCGCTTCTCGGCGCCGCGCCTGACGACGGTGCACCAGCCGATGGGGGAGCTCGGGCGTGCGGCCGTCCGGGCGATCGTCGACCGGTTCGAGCGGCGCGAGGGGCCTCCGCGGGCCGTCCGGCTGCCGGTCGAGGTGCTGCTGCGCGAGAGCTGCCCGCCGGCGCTGTAG
- a CDS encoding Vms1/Ankzf1 family peptidyl-tRNA hydrolase, with protein MAQTTRETSALQSDVVRALQTPGTWTWAYVDASGNREDPRRLAALQRRTVSDALAQQGCSARAAEIIEEELVEQPGVPAPVARYVLVRDDELVLSEVLPGHLHGRESIGTGAVPDLLPLLAHRPFDLPFLVVTVGREGGGFRGYRLGHAPSGAAEDEQRIQGRTDTLHKSKTGGGWSQPHWHQHTEEIWKQTAGEVAAAIEETVRATSPRLIVLAGDIRARELLRGELSTSTRALVTEVAVDPRADDASEKALVQHVDLALARILATRRHDVQDLLRTHEGRGDNESVSGLGAVVSALQQAQAAVVALDAGALGDRTLLALDAAPWVATAPEQAAGATVLGQVPAVCALVRAVVLTDAELVLVNAASLPSGAPASALLRWPVGPAVPA; from the coding sequence ATGGCGCAGACGACGCGTGAGACCAGCGCCCTGCAGTCCGACGTCGTCCGGGCGCTCCAGACGCCGGGCACCTGGACGTGGGCGTACGTCGACGCCTCGGGCAACCGGGAGGACCCGCGTCGGCTCGCCGCCCTGCAACGCCGGACGGTCTCCGACGCGCTCGCCCAGCAGGGGTGCTCCGCCCGCGCCGCCGAGATCATCGAGGAGGAGCTCGTCGAGCAACCCGGCGTGCCCGCACCCGTCGCCCGGTACGTGCTCGTCCGCGACGACGAGCTCGTGCTCAGCGAGGTGCTGCCCGGACACCTGCACGGGAGGGAGTCGATCGGCACCGGGGCCGTCCCCGACCTGCTGCCCCTGCTCGCGCACCGGCCGTTCGACCTGCCGTTCCTGGTCGTCACCGTCGGGCGCGAGGGCGGTGGCTTCCGCGGCTACCGCCTCGGGCACGCACCGAGCGGTGCCGCCGAGGACGAACAGCGCATCCAGGGTCGCACCGACACGCTGCACAAGTCGAAGACCGGGGGCGGCTGGTCGCAGCCGCACTGGCACCAGCACACCGAGGAGATCTGGAAGCAGACCGCCGGCGAGGTCGCGGCGGCGATCGAGGAGACCGTCCGGGCGACCTCGCCCCGCCTCATCGTGCTCGCCGGGGACATCCGCGCCCGCGAGCTGCTCCGCGGCGAGCTCTCGACGTCGACCCGCGCACTCGTCACCGAGGTCGCGGTCGACCCGCGCGCCGACGATGCGTCCGAGAAGGCGCTCGTGCAGCACGTCGACCTCGCTCTCGCCCGGATCCTGGCGACGCGGCGACACGACGTGCAGGACCTGCTCCGCACGCACGAGGGACGCGGGGACAACGAGAGCGTCAGCGGGCTCGGCGCCGTCGTGTCCGCGTTGCAGCAGGCCCAGGCGGCCGTCGTCGCGCTCGACGCGGGGGCGCTCGGCGACCGCACGCTCCTGGCCCTCGACGCCGCGCCGTGGGTCGCGACCGCACCGGAGCAGGCCGCCGGAGCGACCGTGCTCGGTCAGGTGCCGGCCGTGTGCGCGCTCGTGCGAGCGGTGGTCCTCACCGACGCCGAACTCGTCCTGGTGAACGCCGCGTCGCTGCCGAGCGGCGCCCCGGCGTCCGCGCTCCTGCGGTGGCCGGTGGGCCCGGCCGTCCCCGCCTGA
- a CDS encoding GntR family transcriptional regulator, giving the protein MTETTENAVPVSQTSQLYDNLREAILTLDIAPGERISERGLEGRFHASRTPVRAALSRLEREGLILHEGRSWTVTPIDLDEIASLAELRGVLEPAAARLAVERASAEQLDDVRAHLDQLRSTPDREAGIRMGSTFHLDLAALGGNRFITDAIADALTRLERTRWIEVRTAEAREAAWEEHSAILDAVRAGQADRAAELLAAHVAGTNDRLLAWIAQERRRLRGAGMAIVGSPALLGGEHDQVDTADR; this is encoded by the coding sequence GTGACCGAGACGACCGAGAACGCCGTGCCCGTGTCGCAGACGAGCCAGCTCTACGACAACCTGCGCGAGGCGATCCTCACGCTCGACATCGCACCCGGTGAGCGCATCTCGGAGCGTGGTCTCGAAGGGCGCTTCCACGCCTCGCGCACTCCCGTCCGGGCAGCGCTGTCTCGCTTGGAGCGCGAGGGGCTCATCCTCCACGAGGGGCGCTCGTGGACGGTCACGCCGATCGACCTCGACGAGATCGCCTCCCTCGCCGAACTCCGGGGCGTGCTCGAACCCGCGGCCGCCCGGCTCGCCGTCGAGCGTGCCTCGGCCGAGCAGCTCGACGATGTCCGTGCGCACCTCGACCAGCTCCGCAGCACGCCCGACCGCGAGGCCGGGATCCGCATGGGCTCGACGTTCCACCTCGACCTGGCCGCACTCGGCGGCAACCGGTTCATCACCGACGCCATCGCCGACGCACTGACACGCCTCGAGCGCACGCGGTGGATCGAGGTCCGTACCGCCGAGGCCCGCGAGGCCGCGTGGGAGGAGCACAGCGCGATCCTCGACGCCGTCCGCGCCGGGCAGGCGGACCGTGCAGCGGAACTGCTCGCGGCGCACGTCGCCGGCACCAACGACCGTCTGCTCGCGTGGATCGCGCAGGAGCGACGGCGCCTCCGCGGAGCGGGCATGGCCATCGTGGGCAGCCCCGCACTGCTCGGCGGCGAGCACGACCAGGTCGACACGGCGGACCGCTGA
- a CDS encoding MFS transporter — translation MLALGVAAQAAGTLVVSAPALLIPHLLAQGMPFASAGLFAAAPTIGLVLTLIAWGAVTDRVGERVVIAGGLALTTLTVVGAWITAGDPLLLGIAFLAAGMTSASTNAASGRVVVGWFPKERRGLAMGIRQMSQPLGVTLAAVTVPLLTETDGIRSALLLPFALCAVLTVLCAVGIADPPRPPAAPAARSASPTNPYRASTFLWRVHLVSVLLVVPQFTLSTYGLVWLVGLGWSTPAAGLLVGVSQFVGAVGRIIVGAWSDRAGSRVGPLRIVAVAAAAVMGALALVDVSHWAPAAVFLVVATSVTVADNGLAYTSVAEAAGASWSGRALGAQNTGQFLAASAVGPGVGALVGALGFAASFAIVAALPLLALSVVPRSDVSHD, via the coding sequence ATGCTCGCACTCGGTGTCGCCGCGCAGGCCGCGGGGACCCTCGTCGTCTCCGCGCCGGCGCTCCTCATCCCACACCTGCTCGCGCAGGGGATGCCGTTCGCGTCCGCCGGGCTCTTCGCTGCTGCGCCGACGATCGGGCTCGTCCTCACCCTCATCGCCTGGGGTGCGGTGACCGATCGGGTCGGTGAACGCGTGGTGATCGCCGGTGGTCTCGCGCTGACCACCCTGACCGTCGTCGGTGCGTGGATCACGGCCGGAGACCCGCTCCTGCTCGGCATCGCGTTCCTGGCCGCCGGCATGACGAGTGCGTCGACGAACGCGGCGAGCGGGCGGGTCGTCGTCGGGTGGTTCCCGAAGGAGCGCCGGGGTCTGGCGATGGGCATCCGGCAGATGTCGCAGCCGCTCGGTGTCACGCTCGCGGCCGTGACGGTTCCCCTGCTCACCGAGACGGACGGCATCCGGAGCGCCCTGCTCCTGCCGTTCGCGCTCTGCGCCGTGCTCACCGTGCTCTGCGCCGTCGGGATCGCCGACCCGCCGCGGCCGCCAGCGGCACCCGCAGCGCGGTCTGCGTCACCCACGAACCCCTACCGCGCGTCGACGTTCCTGTGGCGGGTGCACCTGGTCTCCGTGCTCCTCGTGGTGCCGCAGTTCACCCTCTCGACCTACGGCCTGGTGTGGCTCGTGGGCCTCGGGTGGTCCACCCCCGCGGCAGGGCTGCTCGTGGGGGTCTCGCAGTTCGTCGGTGCCGTCGGCCGGATCATCGTCGGCGCGTGGAGTGATCGCGCGGGTTCCCGGGTCGGGCCGCTGCGGATCGTCGCGGTGGCGGCCGCCGCGGTGATGGGCGCGCTCGCGCTCGTCGACGTGTCGCACTGGGCGCCCGCAGCGGTGTTCCTCGTCGTCGCGACGAGCGTCACCGTCGCCGACAACGGGCTCGCGTACACGTCGGTGGCCGAGGCGGCGGGAGCGTCCTGGTCAGGCCGGGCGCTCGGGGCGCAGAACACCGGGCAGTTCCTCGCGGCGAGCGCCGTCGGTCCGGGGGTCGGCGCGTTGGTCGGGGCACTCGGCTTCGCGGCGTCGTTCGCGATCGTGGCCGCGCTGCCCTTGCTCGCGCTGTCGGTCGTCCCGCGCAGCGACGTCTCCCACGACTGA